Genomic segment of Ignavibacteriales bacterium:
GCCTGATGCAGGACACATGGATTTTTTAGATCCAAGCAGCAAGGCGCATTTGGTCCTTTGCGAATGGCTTGCCGCTCAAGTCTAAACAGTATGAGCACATCATCTTGCAACTTTAAAAAGAGCCGGAGGCCTGAGATTGAAACACACGAAGTGTGTTACTATTTCATTCGTGCAAGCGTTCCCGCCCGACTTTGTCGCGGTCTCGAGTTTGACCAAAAAGTCCGGAGTTGTCATGCTGAACTCGTTTCAGCATCTGTTTTTGTAAAAAATTAGACCCCGAAACACTTGCCTGCGTGCCGATGCACTTCGGCAGGCAGGAGTTCGGGGTGACATTTTCTTTCTTTTTGGTCAGCCACGGACAAAGCGGGATTTCGCAAGCTCAACAAGTATATAAATTACTCACGAGGTAGTATGCAGTTTATGATGCTGTCAATGCCCTTTTGTGCTAGATGTGCATCCGTAATTCTTTTTCTTTCTTGATTCTGCTTTAAAAGCTGAGTACACTAATTTTAATTTTCCTTATCTAAAAGAATATGTAAATTCTTATCATGGCTCTTGACCTGATAGATTTTATTTCTCTCTTTACGCTCATCCAATTGCTGTTTTTAACAGTCGTCATCCTTAATTACAAAAAAGGGAAGAGGTTGAGCAACCTGCTCTTAGCCGGCTTCATGGCTTCCAATGCACTCCTGATCGCTCACTTCCTTTTTTCCCGCTTCGGCTGGATTTCCCCGGAAAAGTGTATAGGCTTATTTAGCATCGGAAATTCTTCGTACCTCCTTCTCATGCCTTTTTTGTACCTCTACATTCTCTCTCTTTGCTATAAAGATTTTCGACTGAAAGTTATTCACCTTCTCCATACAATACCATTCTGCATCTTCGTTATATATTCGCTGTTTATATATTTTTTAGATAAAAATATTCTGCGAATCGGCACGTTCCAATTTCTTCAGCAGCCCGTTAAAAATGTCGAGTTCTGGAGCCATCATATCGTTCTGCACATCCAGATATTTTCATATCTTATCGCTTCGGCAGTCGTGCTTACAAAATATCGAAGACGTCTAAAGGATTTATTTTCATCCATCGAGAAAATCGACCTCCTCTGGTGCAATCTTCTGCTTGTAGGATTTGGTACCATGTGGTTTATGGACCTTTTAAATTGGATTCTCCGCATTTCTCAAGCATCCTCTCAGTCTATTTCAAACGGGCTCTTGATCTCTTCTCTCCTCATCAATCTAATATTTACTTTAATTGTAACGTATAAAGGGCTTGCACAATCGATATGCTTTTCCGGAATACAGGTATTTCCAAAATATGCCGCTTCACGATTGAAACCATCCGATTGCAACAGCATCGTGACGAAACTATCTGCATTTATTCAAAGTGAAAAACCATATCTTGATCCCGCGCTTTCTGTAGAAGATCTCTCTAAGAAATTGGATGTTCCTGTTAAAAACCTTTCGCAAGCAATACATTCTTCTCTACATCAGAATTTCTACGATTTTATCAATATTCATCGAATAGAAGAAATAAAGAAACGGATGCTCGACACTGGCTCTCAGAATCTGACATTACTCGCCTTAGCATATGATGCGGGATTCAATTCCAAATCAGTTTTTAATGCCGCGTTTAAGAAGCACACCGGTATGACTCCAAAAGAATATAAACGTCACTATTCAGCTTCATCGAACAACCCTACCAACGAACCATCCAATTATTCGTAGTGCATCCAATATGTCCGAAATCCGGATTTCGGACGATAGATAGTTCCTTCTAGATTATCTTGCATTTGCAAATTAAATCGTGAAAAACATTGAGTGACTATTTTCAATAGCATTATTATCAATGGTTTCAGGATGTTCCTTCAAAGCAAAGAGTCTTTTTCAATTACAAGGAGAAGTCAATATGAAAAACAAGAGTCTTATTGTTGCTGGAATTATTATGTTTATAGCTTGGATAGCTTGTTTCAGTTTTGCGCATGCCCAAAACTTACAGACAGTTACGTTGCAACCGGGACCGGAGGGGAAAGATACCTACATCTGCGATTGTCTGCCAAACGTCAATAATCCAAATGGTCCAATAACCAATCTTTATCAAGGACAATATGGGGCATGTTACGATCGTATTTTGATTCAGTGGGATCTTTCGTCGCTTCCAAAAAATATATCAGTTTCCAATGCAATTATGGAGTTAAAATGTAACACTATTTATGGTTCAATCAGCGGTAAAATGGCATACTACCGTATATCCGGAGAATGGGAAGAGACTAAGGTTACATGTACTACAATACCCAATCATTCAGGCGAAGATTCTGTGATAACGAATTGGCCTTCTTCAGGTCAATGGCATGCTGTGGATATAACAAAATTCGTACAAAAGTGGATGAAGGACACTACAACAAATCACGGTGTATATGGGCATTGTATTGGTACAACAGGAGAATGCGATTGTGAATTCAGCTCATCCGATGTGTCAACCAGCGCCAATCGGCCAAAGTTAACGATAATCTACACAACGACGAGTAAGGTTGAACATTTGGGCGCATCTCGGCCTTTAGATTTCCATTTAGGTCAAAACTATCCTAATCCCTTCAATCCGATCTCAAAGATTCAATATTCAATTCCTCACAACGAATTTGTCTCATTGAAAGTGTTTGATCTATTAGGAAAAGAAGTCGTTACCCTTGTCGCCCAGAGACAGGATGCAGGAATGTACGAGGCACTTTTTGACGGGAGTCATTTGACGAGCGAAATTTATATATACCAATTACGAGCAGGTAATTTTAACGATACAAAAAAAATGATACTCATAAAATAAATCAAATAAAATTATGAATGATATATTTACGTGCGCTTGGCGTGAATTGAGACGTAGAAAGACACGCACGTTAACGAATATCTTCGGATACACACTGGCAGTGGCGATGATGATCGTTCTGGGCAGCAATCTTTTCAATTCGAAAGAGAAAGCAGGTCATTTATTAAATAATACCGGGACACATTTTATTGCATTTTTGCCGGATTGCATCACAGGGTGCGCACCGTATAAAAAAGATACATCACTCAAAGAAAACGAAGGTTTTATTGCAAGCGGAATATCTACGAATCTCATTCCCATAAGCTTCATTAATGAAGTTAAAAACCTTCCTTCTGTGAAAGATGCTGCACCATTCTTGCTTTTTCAATTGAGAAGTCCAAAAGACAATCAGCTATTTACCATAGGAGGTTTCAATCCAAACGATACAATAGCAGTTGGCTCAACGAGTTGTGCACCAAGTGATATCGTTGCCGGGCGTTTTCTGACCGTAAAGGATTCCAACATCGTTATAGTTGAAGAATCTTATGCACTTCTAAAAAATATTAAAGTCAACGATCGAATCGAAATCGCAGGTGCTTTGTATCCAGTAAAAGGGATTGTTAATGCCGGTATCCGTCCTGCAAAAGCAAACATCTATTTGATATATGCCGACGCTGAAAAAATAATCAATAAACGTTTACACAAATTCCCAATTCATAATCAAACGAATGTTTTACTCGTAGAAGCAAAAAACGCCCAAGTACAGGATTCAGCATCAAAATCCATTAAAACATTATTCCCTTCCCTTACATTCTCCAGTTATAGTTGTTATAAACCGGCTGCGGAAGTCATGGGACTGAATGAAACATCTGTATGGTCATTCATAATTATCATCGGAGCGGCTACATTGATTCTGTCGATGAAATCTCAACTAACTTCCATTATTGAAAGAAGACGCGAGATCGGTATTTTGAAGTCAATTGGCTGGAGCAATCGAAATGTAATTTCCCAACTTTTAGTAGAGTCGTTCTTACAGGCTGCATTGGGTGGATTATTCGGATGTCTCACTGCACTTATGTACATGCTATTTGTTCCTGTTATAATATCAGGGGAAGAAATGATTTCATTCCATGATTCAATTCTCATTTGGATATCGATTGCCAGCTTTATTCTTTCACTCGTTGGAGGGATTATAGCAGGAAGTCTTCCCGCTTTCCTGGTTGCCCGTCAGCAGCCTGCAGATGCACTGAGAAGTCTATGATCAAGAACCGTTCACAGGATAATTTATAACATGAACATCGATCAATCTAATATTGTTTTGACGTGCCATCATCTGACAAAAAGTTATACAATCAACAACCGTTCAACGCCTGTTTTGAAAGGAGTTGATTTAATCGTCCATCAAGGTGAAATTGCGGTCATTCAAGGCAAAAACGGTGCGGGTAAAACCACTTTAATAGAAATCTTGGGTGGGCTCTCTCGTCCAAATTCTGGCAGTATTTTATTTACCAGGCGCCTTATAGAAAGCCAAACGAATGAGCAATTAGCGTTCATACGGCGTGAGAAGATAGGCATCATTTTTCAAAGTTTTAATTTGATTCCGACATGGACGGCATTTGAAAATATTGAAGCCGCTCTCCTGCATACAGGATTATCCAAATCATATCGGTGTAAGAAAGTGAAAATGTTACTTGAAGATATTGGATTGGAAAACGAGAAAGATCATCTGCCTTCAGAGCTCAGCATTGGGCAGCAGCAGCGAGTCGCCATCGCAAGGGCTTTAGCCCATGAACCGATCCTCATACTTGCCGACGAGCCCACCGGTGAAATCGATAAAGAGACATCAAAGCAAATAATAGATTATCTAATGACTCCAATAAAGAAAAAAGGAGTCACTCTCATAGTCACCACACATGGTAACTTTCCATTGAATGTTGCCGATAGGACATATTATTTAAAAGATGGAAGACTTCAGAATACAAATTGATTTATACGGAACAGGATGGGTAGATTTAGCATTCTTCAATCCTCAATAAATAATTCTTTTATTCTTCCAGTATGACCTTTTGCCTTATTGAAAGTATCTAATTTTTTGAGACAAGAAACAACAACCATCGTTTCTGCAGAATTATCAGCCGGTACTTACACACACAGCAATGGAACGCAGCGAGTATACCGAGACGAAAAAACTCATGCTACTCAAGTGAGGCATGAGCTTTTACATGGATTCGTAGCCCTAACAGGGGCGAGGTGATCTCACCCTTAACGTATTTTGGGCAGTGCGTTATTTTGGATTCCCACGTATCCCGAATGTTTTCGGTAGTCGGGACGGGATGACAAAGAAGAAATTATCCTTCCGAAACGTTGTTTTTAACTGGAATCTATCTTCTGATCAATGCATAAGGTATGCCGTCTCCCCGACGGTACAGGATTGTTGTGAAGATTGAATATAACACATGCGCATAGATACCTTGCCTTTCAAGGGAGCATTTGTTAATTTCATTCATACAATCATTCATCATACTTGATGCCTCGATTTACAAAAGACGAAATACGCAGCAAATTTACAAACGGTAAAGATTTCAATGAGATCTTCGATGCTTTTGAAGATGCGTTGACGCAAGGTATTCAAGATGTAGAACTTTACCGGCTTCTTTTCTGGAATTCTGCACTCTGTCCCGATGAATTGTGCCTCTTCGGCGAAAAACTTGCGAAGGAATTTCCAAATCTTGCTTATGAAACATATATGTGGTTAGCAAGTGTGTTCGAGGCAACATATTCCTTGTCTGATAACTTTGAGTTAGCAATGCAGTACTATCGCAAGGCCGCGGTGGCGAAGCCGGAAGAAGTTCAGCCGTACCTTGATGCTGCCGATTGTCATGATCCGGAACTCAATATTCCGCCGCTTTATTGGCTTGTGGAATTTTTAAAATTAGGTATCAATCTTGTAAAAGACAAAAAAACGCTTCTGCATAGATTATCGTATCTCTACCAAATGCATGGAGATCAGAAGCAGGCAGATTTTTACAGAACCCTTGCTGATGACCTCGGACGCAGCCAAAACTAAAACAGCCATTTACCGCTCACACACACTCCGCGGATTTATTCTCTTGATGATTGCCGTGCTTTTCTGGGGAAGTTCGGCACCGATCGGAAAATATCTCATTGTAACGCGCTTTGATACACTGATCATGGCACAGACGCGTACGTCGCTGACCTTCATACTTTTACTTTTCTATTTTCTTCTCAAGGATCGAAGTGTATTCAAAATTGATCTTACAGACTTATGGAAACTTGGAATTTTAGGTGTCGTAGGTATTTCATTGACAAATTATACTTACTATTTCACCGCGAAGGAATCATCGGTCGCGACGGCAATCCTTGTCCAATACACTGCGCCGGTTTGGATTGTGCTGTATTCAGTATTTGTCATTAAGGAAGATACGCTTGATCGCATTACATTCATCTCACTCGTCCTTGGGCTGATCGGCTGTTACTTTGCGGTAACTGCCGGCTCGATGCAAAGTATAAACCTGAAAGGCTGGGCGATCATCACCGGACCGGTGTCGGCATTCACGTTTGCATATCAGGTAGTGGCGACGAAGCAGCTGCTGAAGCGTTATTCCGTCTGGACGATGCTCATGTATATGTTCGGCTTCTCTGCAATTTTTTGGTTGTGCATCAATCCGCCCTGGGATATTATTGCGAAGA
This window contains:
- a CDS encoding ABC transporter ATP-binding protein, which codes for MNIDQSNIVLTCHHLTKSYTINNRSTPVLKGVDLIVHQGEIAVIQGKNGAGKTTLIEILGGLSRPNSGSILFTRRLIESQTNEQLAFIRREKIGIIFQSFNLIPTWTAFENIEAALLHTGLSKSYRCKKVKMLLEDIGLENEKDHLPSELSIGQQQRVAIARALAHEPILILADEPTGEIDKETSKQIIDYLMTPIKKKGVTLIVTTHGNFPLNVADRTYYLKDGRLQNTN
- a CDS encoding FtsX-like permease family protein is translated as MNDIFTCAWRELRRRKTRTLTNIFGYTLAVAMMIVLGSNLFNSKEKAGHLLNNTGTHFIAFLPDCITGCAPYKKDTSLKENEGFIASGISTNLIPISFINEVKNLPSVKDAAPFLLFQLRSPKDNQLFTIGGFNPNDTIAVGSTSCAPSDIVAGRFLTVKDSNIVIVEESYALLKNIKVNDRIEIAGALYPVKGIVNAGIRPAKANIYLIYADAEKIINKRLHKFPIHNQTNVLLVEAKNAQVQDSASKSIKTLFPSLTFSSYSCYKPAAEVMGLNETSVWSFIIIIGAATLILSMKSQLTSIIERRREIGILKSIGWSNRNVISQLLVESFLQAALGGLFGCLTALMYMLFVPVIISGEEMISFHDSILIWISIASFILSLVGGIIAGSLPAFLVARQQPADALRSL
- a CDS encoding DMT family transporter — translated: MTSDAAKTKTAIYRSHTLRGFILLMIAVLFWGSSAPIGKYLIVTRFDTLIMAQTRTSLTFILLLFYFLLKDRSVFKIDLTDLWKLGILGVVGISLTNYTYYFTAKESSVATAILVQYTAPVWIVLYSVFVIKEDTLDRITFISLVLGLIGCYFAVTAGSMQSINLKGWAIITGPVSAFTFAYQVVATKQLLKRYSVWTMLMYMFGFSAIFWLCINPPWDIIAKNYTYSDWGMFWIFAIISILIPQISFASGLKLLDASTAGIVSILEPVIAIIAAFLILGESLSMIQLFGAVLVVAAVGLLQAHPMLMKNMMWKSNSEIKK
- a CDS encoding helix-turn-helix domain-containing protein, with the translated sequence MALDLIDFISLFTLIQLLFLTVVILNYKKGKRLSNLLLAGFMASNALLIAHFLFSRFGWISPEKCIGLFSIGNSSYLLLMPFLYLYILSLCYKDFRLKVIHLLHTIPFCIFVIYSLFIYFLDKNILRIGTFQFLQQPVKNVEFWSHHIVLHIQIFSYLIASAVVLTKYRRRLKDLFSSIEKIDLLWCNLLLVGFGTMWFMDLLNWILRISQASSQSISNGLLISSLLINLIFTLIVTYKGLAQSICFSGIQVFPKYAASRLKPSDCNSIVTKLSAFIQSEKPYLDPALSVEDLSKKLDVPVKNLSQAIHSSLHQNFYDFINIHRIEEIKKRMLDTGSQNLTLLALAYDAGFNSKSVFNAAFKKHTGMTPKEYKRHYSASSNNPTNEPSNYS
- a CDS encoding DNRLRE domain-containing protein: MKNKSLIVAGIIMFIAWIACFSFAHAQNLQTVTLQPGPEGKDTYICDCLPNVNNPNGPITNLYQGQYGACYDRILIQWDLSSLPKNISVSNAIMELKCNTIYGSISGKMAYYRISGEWEETKVTCTTIPNHSGEDSVITNWPSSGQWHAVDITKFVQKWMKDTTTNHGVYGHCIGTTGECDCEFSSSDVSTSANRPKLTIIYTTTSKVEHLGASRPLDFHLGQNYPNPFNPISKIQYSIPHNEFVSLKVFDLLGKEVVTLVAQRQDAGMYEALFDGSHLTSEIYIYQLRAGNFNDTKKMILIK